One window from the genome of Novipirellula caenicola encodes:
- the xylA gene encoding xylose isomerase, with translation MSAFPEVSKIKYEGPDSDNPLAFRWYNPDEVVAGKTMKDHLRFTVTYWHTFRGTGSDPFGGGTMQRPWDDGSESVENACNRARAAFEFFEKLDAPFYAFHDRDVAPEGATLKESNANLDAVAKVLGEEQQRTGVKLLWGTANMFSNPRFMHGAATTCNVEVFAYAAAQVKKALEVTKELGGENYVFWGGREGYQCLYNTDMKRELDHLARFFHMAVDYAKEIGFKGQFLIEPKPKEPTKHQYDSDAAACLNFLRAYDLTDHFKLNIETNHATLAGHEMMHELEYAGMQGALGSIDANTGDLLLGWDTDQFATNYYLTTQIMLVLLKYGLAPGGVNFDAKVRRESFEPIDLFYAHIGSMDAFARGLKVAANIIEEGALSKLVDQRYSSWDGELGQKIEAGNTSFGELETLMLEKGEAATNSSGRQELLENIFNRYLDKK, from the coding sequence GTGAGCGCATTTCCTGAAGTTTCCAAGATCAAGTACGAAGGCCCCGATTCGGACAATCCGCTCGCATTTCGTTGGTACAACCCCGACGAAGTGGTCGCGGGCAAAACGATGAAGGATCACTTGCGTTTTACCGTCACTTATTGGCACACGTTTCGAGGCACTGGCAGCGACCCGTTTGGCGGCGGCACGATGCAGCGACCTTGGGACGATGGCAGCGAATCGGTCGAAAACGCATGCAACCGAGCCCGCGCGGCATTCGAATTCTTTGAAAAACTCGATGCTCCGTTTTACGCGTTCCATGATCGCGACGTGGCCCCCGAAGGCGCGACACTAAAAGAGTCCAACGCCAATCTGGACGCGGTCGCCAAGGTGCTCGGCGAAGAACAGCAGCGAACCGGCGTCAAGCTGTTGTGGGGCACCGCCAACATGTTCAGCAATCCGCGTTTCATGCACGGTGCGGCAACGACGTGCAACGTCGAAGTGTTCGCCTATGCCGCGGCACAAGTCAAAAAGGCGCTTGAAGTCACCAAGGAACTCGGTGGCGAAAACTATGTGTTCTGGGGCGGTCGCGAGGGCTACCAGTGTCTATACAACACCGACATGAAACGCGAACTCGATCACCTCGCTCGCTTCTTTCACATGGCCGTCGACTATGCGAAAGAGATCGGCTTTAAGGGACAATTCTTGATCGAACCGAAACCTAAAGAGCCAACCAAGCATCAATACGATTCGGATGCCGCAGCCTGCTTGAACTTTTTGCGTGCCTATGATCTGACCGATCACTTCAAACTGAACATCGAAACCAATCACGCGACCTTAGCCGGTCACGAGATGATGCACGAACTCGAATACGCTGGCATGCAAGGCGCACTCGGATCGATCGACGCGAATACCGGCGACTTGCTGTTGGGCTGGGACACCGACCAATTTGCGACCAATTATTACCTGACGACGCAGATCATGTTGGTGTTGCTGAAGTACGGTTTGGCACCAGGCGGAGTGAACTTTGACGCCAAGGTCCGTCGCGAAAGCTTTGAACCCATCGACCTGTTCTACGCCCACATCGGCAGCATGGACGCGTTCGCTCGCGGCTTGAAAGTCGCCGCAAACATCATCGAAGAGGGCGCCCTGAGCAAACTGGTCGACCAGCGATACAGCAGCTGGGACGGAGAATTGGGCCAAAAAATCGAGGCGGGCAACACCTCCTTCGGCGAACTGGAGACGCTGATGCTCGAAAAGGGCGAAGCCGCTACGAACAGCAGCGGACGTCAAGAATTGCTGGAAAACATTTTCAATCGTTACTTGGACAAAAAGTAG
- a CDS encoding XylR family transcriptional regulator yields the protein MTRRSVALLIETSNGYCRGLLDGIISYAKHHANWSIHLTEQERGAAPPAWLQTWKGDGIIARIETDTIGRRLRKFGLPIVDLSAARHVKGIPWADTDDEAISRLGVQHFTERGFTQLAYCGDPGFEWSNLRRDHFKRMTIAAGCSFHEHQMTPRYDPDFSWDTEKRAIATWLNQLPRPAAIMACYDFQAQQVLDVCRELEIAVPEEIAVLGVDDDRLICELAEPNLSSVIPDTKSTGYEAAELLDRMMQGEPVSPRQRLITQPLGIRVRQSTDTLAIEDVEVARALSYIRRHSLANIRVTDILRHVSLSRRALEHRFMRLIGHTPHEEIMRVRIDRIKILLRETDLSIHEIAERAGFEYAEYMAAVFKRETGTTPTEFRAKCNA from the coding sequence ATGACGCGGCGATCTGTGGCACTACTGATCGAAACGTCCAATGGCTATTGCCGTGGGTTGTTAGACGGCATCATTTCGTACGCAAAACACCATGCAAATTGGTCCATTCACCTGACCGAACAAGAGCGTGGGGCGGCGCCACCGGCATGGTTGCAGACATGGAAGGGAGACGGCATCATCGCGCGGATTGAAACCGATACGATTGGCCGTCGTCTGAGAAAATTTGGACTGCCGATCGTCGATCTCAGCGCGGCGCGTCATGTCAAAGGCATCCCCTGGGCCGATACCGACGACGAAGCGATCTCGCGTTTGGGGGTTCAACATTTCACCGAACGTGGATTCACGCAGTTGGCCTATTGTGGCGATCCTGGGTTCGAATGGTCCAACCTCCGGCGTGATCACTTCAAACGGATGACCATCGCGGCGGGGTGTTCATTCCACGAGCACCAGATGACGCCTCGATATGATCCCGACTTTAGCTGGGATACCGAAAAGCGAGCGATCGCCACTTGGTTGAATCAATTGCCGCGGCCGGCTGCGATCATGGCTTGTTACGACTTTCAGGCTCAGCAGGTGTTGGACGTTTGTCGAGAACTCGAAATCGCGGTGCCCGAAGAGATTGCGGTCTTAGGCGTCGACGATGACCGGTTGATTTGTGAGTTGGCCGAGCCAAACCTCTCCAGCGTGATTCCCGACACCAAATCCACCGGTTACGAAGCCGCCGAGCTGCTGGACCGAATGATGCAAGGCGAGCCGGTGTCCCCCCGCCAACGTTTGATCACACAACCGCTGGGGATTCGCGTCCGCCAATCGACCGATACGCTTGCGATCGAAGATGTCGAAGTGGCGCGGGCGCTCAGCTACATCCGCCGCCACTCGCTAGCGAATATTCGTGTCACCGACATCCTGCGTCATGTCTCTCTGTCCCGCCGGGCACTGGAACATCGCTTCATGCGACTGATTGGCCATACCCCGCACGAAGAAATCATGCGAGTGCGAATCGACCGTATCAAGATCCTGCTTCGCGAAACGGATTTGTCGATCCATGAAATCGCCGAGCGTGCCGGATTTGAGTACGCCGAATACATGGCGGCCGTGTTCAAACGCGAAACGGGAACCACCCCCACTGAGTTTCGTGCCAAGTGTAACGCGTAA
- a CDS encoding arylsulfatase, whose protein sequence is MVDDLGFSDIGCYGSEIETPNLDALARNGARFSQFYNTAKCHSSRVCLLSGQYCIAAGDTSLSHAVTSAEVLGDAGYFTAMTGKWHLDQQPTDFGFQRYFGHLSGACNYFSGDNTFRLNGEPWQVPSDGFYTTVANVDYGLKFLDEARTTGKPWYLYVAFNAPHAPLHALPEDYKKYQGQYDQGWDAVRDARIAKQKRLGVLPESLEPSPRPEHIPAWNDLEQWKRDYEANRMTTLAAMIDRVDQEVGRLVADLKKNNELENTFILFVSDNGACPYDRKPARLDVEPTSANVSFGDSTGWAWARNSPFRYYKQNQFEGGISTPAIVHWPAGLKLDSDSIIKQPAHLIDVLPTLADLAETEIPESRQGRTLRPVSGVSLEPLLRGEPLESRPPIHLMFADDRGLRDGDWKLVSFQREAWELYNVAEDRCELNNLADQQPERLNQMIAMWHEMAENVVHAPAKARAPVKEASLPHRHREWTNFDADTPEQYQKKKPTNAGSNKKGKSANSHPANHIRARKNTKLNIAGNELRLQFTGEDPGIAIDLRNKQLPNGPYQITFKLRARSETQGNPSGEVFYTTDAKTTLPNGSNIRFATESSDAWQWVQIPIAVSKRIHQLRIDIGDGPGTATIADLQLLGEDGKTLLSWPQP, encoded by the coding sequence ATGGTCGACGACTTGGGGTTTTCGGATATCGGCTGTTACGGCAGCGAGATCGAAACACCGAATTTGGATGCACTTGCCCGCAATGGCGCACGGTTTTCACAGTTCTACAACACGGCTAAATGCCATTCATCACGGGTCTGCTTGCTGTCTGGCCAGTACTGCATTGCCGCGGGAGACACGTCGCTATCGCATGCCGTGACGTCGGCGGAAGTGCTTGGCGATGCGGGCTACTTCACCGCCATGACGGGCAAATGGCATTTGGACCAACAACCGACTGACTTTGGTTTCCAACGCTACTTTGGTCACCTCAGCGGTGCATGCAACTACTTTTCAGGCGACAACACGTTCCGGCTCAACGGCGAGCCGTGGCAGGTTCCGAGCGATGGATTTTATACGACCGTTGCGAATGTGGACTATGGTTTGAAATTCCTCGACGAAGCCCGCACCACGGGCAAACCATGGTATTTGTACGTGGCTTTCAATGCACCGCATGCTCCGCTGCATGCGTTACCCGAAGACTACAAAAAGTACCAAGGCCAATACGACCAAGGCTGGGACGCGGTACGTGACGCGAGGATTGCCAAGCAGAAGCGACTGGGAGTATTGCCGGAATCACTCGAACCGAGCCCTCGGCCTGAACACATTCCGGCATGGAATGATCTCGAACAGTGGAAACGCGACTACGAAGCCAATCGCATGACCACGCTTGCGGCAATGATTGATCGCGTCGATCAAGAGGTGGGCCGCTTGGTTGCCGATCTAAAGAAAAACAACGAACTGGAAAACACCTTCATCTTGTTCGTCTCGGACAACGGTGCGTGCCCGTACGATCGAAAACCGGCTCGATTGGATGTCGAGCCGACCAGTGCGAACGTCTCCTTCGGTGATTCAACCGGTTGGGCCTGGGCTCGCAACAGCCCGTTTCGTTACTACAAACAAAACCAATTCGAAGGCGGAATTTCGACTCCCGCGATTGTGCACTGGCCCGCGGGGCTGAAGCTCGATTCGGACAGCATCATCAAGCAACCAGCTCACTTGATCGATGTCTTGCCCACGCTGGCCGACCTTGCTGAAACCGAGATTCCTGAATCACGCCAGGGCCGAACGTTGCGTCCCGTTTCGGGAGTCTCGCTGGAACCGTTACTTCGCGGTGAACCGCTTGAATCACGACCGCCGATTCATCTTATGTTTGCCGACGACCGCGGTCTTCGCGATGGCGATTGGAAGCTTGTTAGTTTTCAACGTGAAGCGTGGGAGCTGTATAACGTCGCCGAGGATCGATGTGAGCTGAATAACCTTGCCGACCAGCAGCCCGAACGATTAAACCAGATGATTGCGATGTGGCACGAGATGGCTGAGAACGTCGTGCACGCTCCGGCCAAAGCACGTGCGCCGGTCAAGGAAGCTTCACTGCCGCATCGCCATCGCGAGTGGACTAACTTTGACGCGGATACGCCCGAACAGTACCAAAAGAAAAAGCCAACGAACGCCGGTTCCAACAAGAAGGGCAAATCGGCAAACTCGCACCCAGCGAACCACATCCGTGCCCGCAAGAACACGAAGCTGAACATCGCAGGAAACGAATTGCGTTTGCAATTCACCGGTGAAGACCCCGGAATCGCCATCGACTTGCGCAACAAGCAGCTTCCCAATGGCCCGTACCAAATCACGTTCAAACTGCGGGCTCGCAGCGAAACGCAGGGCAACCCCAGCGGTGAAGTGTTCTACACCACCGACGCCAAAACAACGCTACCCAATGGCAGCAACATTCGGTTTGCAACGGAATCGAGTGATGCATGGCAATGGGTCCAAATTCCAATCGCGGTATCAAAACGCATTCATCAATTACGAATCGATATCGGCGATGGTCCTGGAACGGCAACGATTGCCGATTTGCAACTGCTTGGTGAAGACGGAAAGACGCTATTGAGTTGGCCCCAGCCCTAA
- a CDS encoding arylsulfatase, with protein MKLSFLLALSLTTLSCTFASAAERPNIIVIMVDDMGISDIGPYGSEIPTPHLDALAENGVRFSQFYNTGRCCPTRASLLTGLYSHQAGIGWMTADQGVAGYRGRLNDQCVTIAEVLRQVGYFTAMTGKWHVGANHGVHPWGRGFDRSLNLAAGGVHFSNQTGSKGGANMFLNGETISSEDPRLNPPWYGSDLWTEQGLKFVDEAIDAKKPFFWYLAHVAPHFPCMAPEETIAKYRGKFMAGWDKLREQRYAKQIELGLIDKNWKLEPRPEEIPAWDSLSADEQKRYDDMMAIYAAMIEEVDKNLGKLVDALRQRQQLDNTLILFLSDNGGNAEAGISGKYNGDNPGDPHSDVFIGRCWAHLNNTPFRKYKHYNHEGGTSSPLIAHWPAAIEPRTGPEAWIETPTHLIDIMATCVDLGDATYPETFNGTPIKPMQGQSLKPLLTGSGDFADRPLYWEHEGNAAIRVGNHKLVRQGLRGDWELFDMAADRTEQNNLKSQHPELADTLAKQWNDWAVTHDVLPRPAGKAKPKIKAKKRANQSKNRQPTPTQ; from the coding sequence ATGAAGCTCTCTTTCCTTTTGGCGTTGTCGCTTACAACGCTATCCTGCACGTTCGCATCCGCAGCCGAGCGTCCCAACATCATTGTCATCATGGTCGATGACATGGGCATTTCGGACATCGGACCATATGGCAGCGAGATCCCCACGCCTCACCTTGATGCACTGGCCGAAAACGGCGTTCGATTTTCTCAGTTCTATAACACCGGGCGATGTTGCCCGACACGTGCATCGCTGTTGACCGGGCTGTATTCACACCAAGCCGGAATCGGTTGGATGACGGCCGACCAAGGCGTTGCTGGCTACCGAGGACGGCTGAACGATCAATGCGTCACGATCGCCGAAGTGCTTCGCCAAGTCGGCTACTTCACCGCGATGACGGGCAAATGGCATGTCGGTGCGAATCATGGCGTCCACCCCTGGGGCCGCGGGTTTGATCGCAGTCTGAACTTGGCCGCCGGCGGTGTTCATTTTTCGAATCAAACCGGCAGCAAAGGCGGTGCAAACATGTTCCTGAACGGAGAAACGATTTCATCGGAGGATCCGCGATTGAACCCACCATGGTACGGCAGCGACCTGTGGACCGAACAAGGACTGAAGTTCGTTGACGAAGCGATCGACGCCAAAAAGCCGTTCTTTTGGTACTTGGCTCATGTCGCCCCGCATTTTCCATGCATGGCACCCGAGGAAACTATCGCCAAGTATCGCGGTAAATTCATGGCCGGATGGGACAAGTTGCGGGAACAGCGTTATGCAAAACAGATTGAACTGGGCTTGATCGACAAAAACTGGAAACTCGAACCGCGTCCCGAGGAGATTCCTGCCTGGGATTCGCTCTCGGCGGACGAGCAAAAACGCTACGACGACATGATGGCGATCTACGCCGCGATGATCGAAGAAGTCGACAAGAACCTCGGCAAATTGGTCGACGCACTGCGTCAACGCCAACAGCTCGACAACACGTTGATCCTGTTCCTGTCCGACAACGGAGGCAACGCCGAAGCAGGCATCTCTGGGAAATACAATGGCGATAACCCGGGCGATCCTCACTCGGATGTGTTCATCGGTCGCTGCTGGGCGCATTTGAACAACACACCGTTTCGCAAGTACAAGCACTACAACCACGAAGGCGGCACATCGAGTCCGTTGATCGCGCATTGGCCGGCGGCGATCGAACCACGCACCGGCCCCGAGGCTTGGATTGAAACACCAACGCATCTGATTGACATCATGGCAACCTGTGTCGATTTGGGCGACGCAACCTATCCTGAAACATTCAACGGAACCCCTATCAAACCGATGCAGGGACAAAGCTTGAAACCGCTACTCACCGGATCAGGCGACTTTGCGGATCGACCGCTGTACTGGGAACACGAAGGGAACGCGGCGATTCGCGTGGGCAACCATAAACTGGTTCGCCAGGGACTCCGAGGCGACTGGGAATTGTTCGACATGGCGGCCGACCGCACCGAACAAAACAACCTGAAAAGCCAACACCCGGAACTCGCTGACACGTTAGCAAAACAGTGGAATGATTGGGCCGTGACTCACGACGTGCTTCCTCGCCCCGCCGGCAAAGCCAAACCAAAAATCAAGGCTAAAAAGCGGGCAAACCAATCCAAGAACCGACAACCTACGCCAACCCAATAG
- a CDS encoding sulfatase-like hydrolase/transferase: MLLISSTTVAAERPNILVILADDLGYSDLGCYGGEIPTPNIDSLAAGGVRFTQVYNSARCCPTRASLMTGLYPSQTGIGDFTTGRPDPKRGPGYIGRLNNQCATLAEVLKPAGYGCYYVGKWHLHPETGPIRRGFDEFYGYTDDHSHDQYDADYYIRLPEGREKEIDPPADEFYATDVFNEYALNFIRKGQDSDKPWFLFLGHSSPHFPVQAPAERADKYDAIYQRGWDVLREERFERMQKLGLVDGDRWKLSPRSLVPVDRDDISNGFSGQQNPAWDSLDKDRQIDLARRMSVFAAMVEGVDNGVGRILDHLKQTDDLDNTLILFLSDNGACYEWGPFGFDGKSRRGTTTLHTGDQVRDIGGRGTHQSYGSGWANLGNTPFRLYKHFTHEGGISSPFIAHWPDGIGKSDDWVRDPAHVMDVMPTLMEAAGATYPETLGGNAITPLEGTSLLPAMRGESLPERVIGFDHQAAHALRKGDWKAVYAKRMPDELKWELYNLAEDRSELNDLAEKEPERTKSMVAQWESWARRVGVIWEPEQPAASRDQNADNPQLPQIANRPLEIQAVTEAEQPNGVAIAQGGNQHGYALHFIDGVPALDVRVNGKVTRVTANEKVSGKVKLNATLSDHEISLSVNDQPPIRQPSPGLIPAQPIDAMSVGFDDRTSAGDYPAPNRFNGKVLDYKVNAASSKAADDFPASAFIQQKTDRKPGPVMDAAAIRAGLQSHDRALYIKSGWIRDPYIALGPDDYYYLTGTQPNEGDPREAADPYNIGLGDDSIVGGQVRVYRSKDLIQWESLGPIFTTDDTLAAKKQGNKPKHIWAPEIHWLGDRWALVHCPKQISSLATTTGKKLAGPWTHSMAGGMGPRHDPSLFTDDDGTIYLLWQNTIIAPLSNDLSRYTGDPVRIDPAGSRPGPDGKPISRIGHEGATMIKVGGKYVHLGTAWSTDQGRRGSYNLYYSVADEITGPYGPRKFAGRFLGHGTPFQDKQGRWWCTAFFNGNVPPLSRTGIETRDIGDNAKTINEQGVTIVPMEVRVLDDGEIFIRAKDPAYRNPGPDEAQSFEIVD, encoded by the coding sequence ATGCTACTGATATCGTCGACGACCGTTGCCGCCGAACGTCCCAACATCCTTGTGATCTTGGCCGATGATCTCGGTTATTCGGACCTGGGCTGCTACGGCGGCGAGATCCCTACCCCCAACATCGATTCTCTCGCTGCGGGGGGTGTGCGATTCACTCAAGTCTATAACTCGGCTCGCTGTTGTCCGACGCGTGCCTCGTTGATGACGGGATTGTATCCATCGCAAACCGGCATCGGTGACTTTACTACGGGTCGCCCCGACCCCAAACGAGGCCCCGGGTACATTGGCCGGCTGAACAATCAATGCGCAACGCTAGCCGAAGTTTTGAAACCCGCGGGATACGGTTGTTACTACGTCGGCAAATGGCACCTACATCCCGAAACAGGACCGATCCGGCGTGGGTTTGACGAGTTCTATGGCTACACCGACGACCATTCGCACGACCAATACGACGCGGACTACTACATCCGTTTGCCGGAAGGTCGCGAAAAGGAGATCGATCCTCCGGCGGACGAATTCTACGCGACCGATGTGTTTAACGAGTACGCATTGAATTTTATTCGCAAGGGACAAGACAGTGACAAACCTTGGTTTTTGTTCCTTGGACATTCGTCGCCGCACTTTCCCGTGCAAGCTCCGGCGGAGCGAGCCGACAAGTATGATGCGATCTATCAACGCGGCTGGGATGTGCTGCGAGAGGAGCGGTTCGAGCGAATGCAGAAACTCGGCTTGGTCGACGGCGATCGCTGGAAACTGAGTCCACGCAGCCTCGTTCCGGTCGACCGCGATGACATTTCCAATGGTTTCTCGGGTCAACAAAATCCCGCCTGGGACTCGCTCGACAAAGACCGCCAAATTGACTTGGCTCGTCGGATGTCGGTGTTTGCTGCGATGGTCGAAGGAGTCGACAATGGTGTCGGCCGGATTCTCGATCACTTGAAACAAACCGACGACCTCGATAACACGCTGATTCTGTTTCTCAGCGACAACGGCGCCTGTTACGAATGGGGCCCCTTTGGTTTTGACGGTAAATCGCGACGGGGCACGACCACGCTGCATACCGGGGACCAGGTCCGAGACATTGGAGGACGGGGCACGCATCAGTCCTACGGCAGCGGATGGGCTAACCTCGGCAATACTCCGTTTCGACTCTACAAACACTTCACTCACGAAGGTGGGATCAGTTCGCCCTTTATCGCTCATTGGCCCGACGGGATTGGCAAATCCGACGACTGGGTGCGTGACCCAGCACACGTGATGGACGTGATGCCAACGCTAATGGAAGCCGCCGGCGCGACGTATCCCGAAACGCTTGGCGGCAACGCGATCACGCCGCTTGAAGGCACAAGCTTGCTGCCCGCGATGCGAGGCGAATCGCTTCCTGAACGCGTGATTGGGTTCGATCACCAAGCGGCGCATGCATTGCGAAAAGGCGACTGGAAAGCGGTCTACGCCAAACGCATGCCCGATGAATTGAAGTGGGAACTGTACAACCTAGCCGAGGACCGAAGCGAACTGAATGACTTGGCTGAAAAAGAACCCGAACGCACCAAGTCGATGGTCGCCCAATGGGAATCATGGGCGCGGCGAGTCGGGGTGATCTGGGAACCAGAGCAACCGGCTGCCTCGCGAGACCAAAACGCCGACAATCCCCAGTTACCGCAGATTGCCAACCGACCGCTTGAGATCCAGGCCGTCACCGAAGCGGAACAGCCAAACGGAGTTGCCATTGCCCAAGGCGGAAATCAACACGGATACGCATTGCACTTTATCGACGGAGTCCCTGCGTTGGATGTTCGCGTCAACGGCAAAGTGACACGCGTGACCGCCAACGAGAAAGTTAGCGGCAAGGTCAAACTGAATGCTACTTTGTCGGATCACGAGATATCGCTGTCCGTGAACGACCAACCGCCAATCCGCCAACCCTCGCCGGGTCTGATCCCGGCCCAACCGATCGATGCGATGAGCGTCGGATTTGACGACCGCACGTCTGCGGGTGACTACCCGGCGCCGAATCGCTTCAATGGCAAAGTGCTTGATTACAAAGTGAATGCAGCGTCCAGCAAAGCGGCCGACGATTTTCCCGCATCGGCGTTCATCCAGCAGAAAACCGATCGTAAACCCGGACCGGTGATGGATGCCGCAGCGATTCGGGCTGGACTCCAATCGCATGACCGGGCGCTGTATATCAAATCGGGCTGGATCCGCGATCCGTATATCGCGCTCGGCCCCGACGACTACTATTACCTCACTGGAACGCAGCCCAACGAGGGTGATCCACGCGAGGCGGCGGATCCCTACAACATCGGTCTCGGCGACGACAGCATCGTCGGCGGTCAGGTGCGAGTCTACCGCAGCAAAGACTTGATCCAATGGGAATCACTCGGGCCAATCTTCACGACCGACGACACATTGGCGGCGAAGAAGCAGGGCAACAAACCTAAACACATTTGGGCTCCTGAAATTCACTGGCTCGGTGACCGCTGGGCATTGGTGCATTGCCCAAAACAGATTTCCAGCCTTGCGACGACCACGGGCAAAAAGCTCGCAGGCCCATGGACACATTCAATGGCCGGCGGCATGGGCCCTCGGCATGACCCGTCGCTGTTTACCGACGATGATGGAACGATCTATCTGCTTTGGCAAAACACGATTATTGCTCCCTTGAGCAACGACCTGAGCCGCTACACCGGCGATCCTGTGCGAATTGATCCGGCGGGTAGCCGCCCAGGTCCCGATGGAAAACCGATCAGCCGCATCGGTCACGAGGGCGCCACGATGATCAAAGTCGGCGGCAAATACGTGCATCTGGGGACCGCATGGTCGACCGATCAAGGCCGCCGAGGTTCGTACAATCTGTACTACAGTGTCGCCGACGAGATCACCGGTCCCTACGGCCCACGCAAATTTGCTGGCCGCTTCCTCGGACATGGCACTCCGTTTCAAGACAAACAGGGCCGGTGGTGGTGCACCGCGTTTTTCAACGGCAATGTTCCTCCGCTATCGCGAACCGGAATCGAAACTCGCGATATCGGCGACAACGCGAAAACGATCAATGAACAAGGCGTCACGATTGTGCCGATGGAGGTCCGGGTTTTGGATGATGGCGAGATCTTCATCCGCGCCAAAGACCCCGCCTATCGTAATCCTGGGCCCGATGAAGCACAGTCATTCGAGATCGTCGACTGA
- a CDS encoding pyridoxal phosphate-dependent decarboxylase family protein — MMDATKLQDLVDMFFTCRRDDLMQIFGEMLSALEAEQSMPPGRLMSRNYETAQANPEIHTLPGNLKDARDAIFPFYWGTDSWQSKLHLENVKGPPNFASLIGSIAALLKNPNLCVDTYCLRSNELEVKSITALANLIFYHTESPWGVFTIGGTISNLYGGKIGIEKVAPGTMQNGLGDKRLAGLVSEAGHYSNATLAGWLGIGVKNLHSVPTDENMSMRLDRLEQKLDELYSDDVKVAFVIATFGTTDAFGIDDIQSIKQIIDRKSQQYGVTPAHLHVDAAVGWISCFLTEYNIQTNPLGANTETLELIQRSQQATVGFRYADSVTLDFHKMGWGHYPSSAFIVRHRDDLLHLTRTLEEIPYFSEADFRHDPALFTLECSRPGIGPYAVMASLNGIGLNGYRCLVANAIEKANQLKKLIEELDFCKVLNLNTPGPSVCWWVLPRGRNAKELFKQLEEGTMSVEARTQYFEEIKRLYNKRAATLDPAVDARLSFTTSIGYCPHGIQLPAWKAVIFNPKTDDEVIDRLVASIKDLV, encoded by the coding sequence ATGATGGACGCAACGAAGCTGCAAGATTTGGTCGATATGTTTTTTACATGTCGACGAGACGATTTGATGCAGATATTTGGCGAAATGTTATCGGCACTCGAAGCCGAGCAATCGATGCCGCCTGGCCGATTGATGTCTCGCAACTACGAAACCGCTCAAGCAAACCCCGAGATTCATACCTTGCCGGGGAATCTGAAAGATGCGCGCGATGCCATCTTTCCATTCTATTGGGGGACTGATAGTTGGCAGTCAAAACTGCATCTCGAAAACGTCAAAGGGCCACCCAACTTTGCCTCGTTGATCGGCTCGATCGCGGCGCTTCTGAAAAATCCCAATCTCTGTGTCGATACGTATTGTTTGCGATCCAATGAATTGGAGGTCAAATCGATCACGGCGCTTGCGAATTTGATCTTCTATCACACCGAGTCGCCTTGGGGCGTGTTCACGATTGGTGGCACGATTTCAAATCTGTATGGTGGCAAAATCGGGATTGAAAAAGTCGCTCCCGGCACGATGCAAAATGGGCTTGGCGACAAAAGATTAGCGGGACTGGTTTCCGAGGCGGGGCATTATTCCAACGCCACCTTGGCCGGTTGGCTGGGGATCGGAGTCAAGAATCTGCACTCGGTTCCCACCGATGAAAACATGTCAATGCGGTTGGATCGATTGGAGCAAAAGCTTGACGAACTGTATTCGGATGACGTCAAGGTTGCCTTTGTCATCGCCACCTTCGGCACCACGGATGCCTTTGGGATTGATGACATTCAATCGATCAAGCAGATCATCGATCGCAAATCGCAGCAATACGGCGTCACGCCGGCGCATCTGCATGTGGATGCCGCAGTCGGTTGGATCAGTTGCTTTTTGACCGAATACAATATTCAAACCAACCCGCTTGGTGCGAATACGGAAACGTTGGAATTGATTCAGCGCAGCCAACAAGCGACGGTCGGGTTTCGCTATGCCGATTCGGTCACCCTTGATTTTCACAAAATGGGTTGGGGGCATTATCCGTCGAGCGCGTTCATTGTCCGTCATCGCGACGACTTGCTGCACCTGACGCGAACGCTCGAGGAGATCCCTTACTTTTCGGAAGCCGATTTTCGTCATGATCCGGCGCTATTTACGCTGGAGTGTTCGCGGCCGGGGATTGGTCCCTACGCCGTGATGGCGTCGCTCAATGGCATCGGGTTGAACGGTTACCGCTGCCTGGTGGCCAACGCGATCGAAAAAGCGAACCAGTTGAAAAAGCTAATCGAAGAACTCGATTTTTGCAAAGTGCTGAACTTGAACACGCCCGGGCCGAGTGTGTGTTGGTGGGTGTTGCCGCGAGGACGCAACGCGAAAGAGTTGTTCAAGCAACTCGAAGAGGGGACGATGTCAGTCGAGGCCCGAACGCAATACTTTGAAGAGATCAAGCGGCTCTACAACAAACGAGCCGCCACGCTCGATCCCGCCGTCGATGCACGATTGAGCTTCACGACGTCGATTGGTTACTGTCCTCATGGGATCCAATTGCCCGCTTGGAAGGCCGTGATCTTCAATCCCAAAACCGACGACGAAGTGATCGATCGTCTTGTCGCCAGTATCAAAGATCTTGTCTGA